ATTGATTTTCGCAAATTCTAAAACTAAATCATGCGATCCTAGCTCGAACTCAGGAGAGATTGCATAGCCTTGCTCTTTCAAATATCCTTCGACATAATTACGTGAATTAGCCTTCTTTTCTAAAAAAATTAGCGGCATTTTCATGAGCATTTCGAAACTGATTGGTTTGCTTGTTAAATTTTTATATTTTTGACCGCATACAAATATATCATGAATTTCTTTGCAAGGGATTACTTGTAGATGCATATCTTCTACCGGTAAGTTACAAATGCCTAAATCTGCCTCTCCAGCTTTAATAAAAGCTAAAATTTCACTCGTAGTTCCATTTAATACTTTTAATTTTATACCAGGATAACGAATGTGGAATGTTTCTAAATATGGAAGTAAAAAATGGCGTGAAATTGTATCGCCTACTCCAATACGCAATTGCCCTGTCTGTAAATTTTTAAATTCAGCAATTTTCTCTTCGCCTGCGTCAAGGATTCCTAAAGCTGAATTTACATATTCATGTAATAATTCTCCTTCAGTTGTAAGCTTTACTCCTTTAGGCGTTCGGTTGAACAACAATGTTTCAAGTTCTTTTTCTAGCTTTGAAATCGCTTGACTGACTGCTGGCTGTGTCATATACAGCTCTTTGGCTGCTTTAGAAAAGCTTTTATTGCGACTGACTGCATTAAAAATTCGATAAGCTTCTAATTTCGCTATCATATAACCACCACTTATATCTGTTATTAGAAATATTAATTTTACTTATATCACATCACTGCGTTATAGTAAACATCGTGATAAAAATTAAAACAATATTTGTTTACATATGAGGAGAGATTATTTTGGAACGAGTAGTAGGAACTGTAGTACGAGGTCTTCGTGGCCCAATTATTAATGAAGGGGACGACATTGTACAAATCGTCGTTGATACAGCATTAAACGCTGCGAAAGTTGAAGGTTATTCTATTGAAGACCGCGACATCGTAACTGTAACAGAATCAGTAGTAGCGCGTTCACAAGGTAACTATGCGACAATGGAAGATATTGCTACGGACGTAAATGCAAAATTCGGTGATGACACTGTGGGGGTAATTTTCCCAATTCTTTCACGTAACCGTTTCTCAAATATTTTAAAAGGGATTGCAAAAGGGACAAAAAAGATCGTTCTTATGTTAAGCTACCCTTCTGATGAAGTTGGAAATCACTTAGTATCATTAGATGAATTAGACGAAAAAGGCATCAATCCTTGGACAGATGTTTTAACTGAAGCTGATTTCCGTGGACACTTCGGTTACAATAAACATACTTTCACTGGTGTTGACTACATTGAATACTACAAA
This portion of the Solibacillus daqui genome encodes:
- a CDS encoding LysR family transcriptional regulator — its product is MIAKLEAYRIFNAVSRNKSFSKAAKELYMTQPAVSQAISKLEKELETLLFNRTPKGVKLTTEGELLHEYVNSALGILDAGEEKIAEFKNLQTGQLRIGVGDTISRHFLLPYLETFHIRYPGIKLKVLNGTTSEILAFIKAGEADLGICNLPVEDMHLQVIPCKEIHDIFVCGQKYKNLTSKPISFEMLMKMPLIFLEKKANSRNYVEGYLKEQGYAISPEFELGSHDLVLEFAKINLGIASVTKEFSLDYIERGILYEIELQQKIPKRSIGIVHLKTVPLSQATRKFIAIVDPGIIH